A stretch of DNA from Xyrauchen texanus isolate HMW12.3.18 chromosome 31, RBS_HiC_50CHRs, whole genome shotgun sequence:
cggtacagatgtgattgtgttgtgtttgtcaggagctggaaaaggtttcctgtcaatcttcagtgtgtgtgactgatgggacctccacagaatgtcaggattcagtgtggagcggcagagatcagtccacaccacagcagctgctggacaaactctctgaacagagatccagagacacacaggactcacagctcaaagaagaaagcacaacagaggaacaacagagagatgaaggtgatgatgaacagcagatgctgcagacatcagtgaagatgtgttcagtgaagctgctggactgcaggaatttgatgaagatgagagtagaaaccacagcagaggaacaagagagtgatgatgatgatgaaaccacagcagaggaacaagagagtgatgaagatgatgatgattttattcccTCAGGTATTTTCTtccttttaatgttgttttacattttgaagaaatgtctGCATTAAAAAGTTCCTtgttgtttttatggttgttttagaagtGCTTAGTTGTATTTTTAagggaaagttcactcaaaaatgaaaattgtctcataatttactctctagacttttttgttttgctgcagaacacaaagatttttagaagaatatctcacataaaggtagcataaaagtaatccataagactcgagTCGATCGATCGGTGCATCCTTAatctttttattgtaatttttccaaagttattacattttctgTGGTGTCAGTGACTCTGGAGTAAAGTTTCTGCTTATAgtcttaatttgttattttaatttaaagtagGGCTCGACattgacaataaggactgcccaatggcccgggccagtgctgcatttataatgtTTGTGCAAATGGACCACAAGTGAGAGAACAAAAAGCGAACAAATCTTAACAAGCACTCGGAGACAAGCGAACTTGATTCTTTTTATCTTGCAAAGACACGAGAGCACATAATATATTGGACGCTGCAAGGAACAAGAGCGTGCAGATACCGAGTGTGACTCAGAAATCACGTGTTTCATTCTCGATctttctcctcaacagttccctgttacTTTTAACTGTTTTGTCTGATGATATAATGGCTAATATCAATAAAACATCTATCACATACTGTCCATAAGTATGTTGGTATGTCATTTAGATGGAAGTAATTACTCAAATATTGTAAATTACTTACAATATCTCAAAACTTGAgcaaatccagcgttttcttctgGTGGAGCGCTCGTGTCATTCGCAGAAGCATGTATTTAATCAGTTTCTGTGACTCATGAATGTTGTATATATCAGTCTGTGACGCTGTAAGCAGGTGATACGAGCCGTGTAAACTGAAAGCTGTCAGGAGATTTCTTCTCGATGGATCCGCACAAGCGCTTGAGAGCAACTTCAAAGTAGAAGAGCTTTATGTGTGCTGCTGTAAATGTTAATGTCGTGTTCATTGTGCGCTGTATGTTCAATTATTTACATTCtgtgttttgtgagaaaatgtgattgTTAATGTACCATTACTGTTAATTACTGTTGTTATTGTCCTCTAttatattagcatttttaaatctgcaaatacaattttattactAAAAGTAGAATAAACTGCtgtttaccatttaaaaaaaaaaaaaaattttctctcatgaatattttattcaattttgagtaaatatagtggtaaataaaagtaatatGTTTTCAgcaatttaatgtaaatgttattatattaagATGTGTGAGATATCATCATTATATCGGCCTATCGGGCTCCCCTTCTCTCTAGATATCAGCATTggccataaaaaaacatttctgtcgACCACCAAACACCGCTAAtatatcaatttacaataattaaaaaaatcttaatattgAATCGGCATTTCAATATCTTTATAACGAATCAGGAGGCAATTCCCACCCCTTATAAAGACTGGACTTTTGTTGTGTTCTGACCTTAAATTGgggtttaatttgttttattgttatatttttccCATTTTTAATTGATTTGTCAATTTCTTGTGCTCATTGTAGAGCTGATGAACGAGCAAGATGAACCTCTagagctgaatgaagtggaggaggaaCATCAGGATCACAAACATCATGATTTAATacctggagaaaaatctttgagtgaCTCAAAGACTAAGAAGAATTTCTCACCAAAAAAGCCTCAAAGTAGATCAGCCAAAAATACTttaacctgctctcagtgtggaaagagtttcacatgtGAAAGCCAGCTTGAtatacacatgagaattcacacaggagagaggccttacacgtgccatcagtgtggaaaaagttttgcaCAATCACAAATTCTCACACGTCATCTTCGCCGTCACTCTGGAGAAAGACCATTTGAATGTGATCAGTgcggtaaaacatttgttttggcaACTTGCCTACAAAAACATCTGAAAACGCatacaaatgagaagccttacaaatGCTTTTTTTGTGGAAAACGTTTTTCATGCCAGTCCTATTGTAAACAacaccagaaaatacataccgGTGCTGGGGttcatatgtgctttgaatgtgggaagatCTTTATTACAGCCGGAGACTTGAAACGTCaccaaataattcatactggagaaaaaccttacaagtgctcactctGTGGCAAAAGTTTCCCTCGGccacaacacctgaaaacacatgagagaattcatactggtgaaaaaccttacaagtgttcactctGTGGCAAGAGTTTCTCTTGTtcagaacacctgaaaacacacgagagaattcatactggagaaaaaccttacaagtgttcacactgtggcaAGAGTTTCTCTTGTTCTGAACACCTGAAAAcgcatgagagaattcatactggagaaaaaccttacaagtgcttaCTCTGTGGAAAttgtttcactcagtcacacagcctgaaaacacacgagagaatacatactggagaaaaaccatacaagtgttcacactgtggaaagagtttctcttgttcagaaaacctgaaaacgcatgagagaattcatactggagaaaaaccttacaagtgttcacactgtggaaagagtttcactcggtcacaacacctgaaaacacacgagagaattcatactggagaaaaaccttacaagtgttcacactgtggaaagagtttcactcggtcagaacacctgaaaacacacgagagaattcacactggagaaaaaccttacatgtGTTCATTCTgcgaaaagagtttcactcggtcacaacacctgaaaacacacgagagaattcatactggagagaaaccttacaagtgttcactctgtggaaagagtttccctTGTTCAGAACacctgaaatcacatgagagaattcacactgcagaaaaaccttacaagtgttcacactgtggaaagtgtttcactcagtcacacagcctgaaaacacacgagagaattcatattggagaaaaaccttacatgtgttcacactgtggaaagtgtttcactcagtcacacagcctgaaaacacacgagagaattcatactggagagaaaccataacaCTGCTTTTGATGTGGGAAAAGTTTAAATGCAGCAAGTAATCTATATACACATGTAAAAAGGTTTTGCCCAAGTAGTCACAGTGAGAAGACAACATCTTCATGTCCATTGATATCGAGTAAATTGTTAAAAATTCAGATAAACCCAAAGATTACATTTCGTCCATAAGAGCTGCATCATCTAAAGCACATTCAGATCACCAGCCTGTTGTTGATTCCCTGCAGAggtgggggatggtgtcttgagaattcatactggagaaaaaccttacaagtgcccacactgtggaaagagttccccttctgtcactcacttgactgtgtcgatgtagtgacattaggggtcaaacttgagagccagagacacattcagatctttgaaaaaaggccaatgagaattggcgagtagaatttgcatgccactcccccgaaatAGGggtataaacatttacatttatacatttggcagatgcttttatccaaagcgacttacagtgcacttattacagggacaatcccccctgagcaacctggagttaagtgccttgctcaaggacacaatggtggtggctgtggggatcgatccaacaaccttctgattaccagttatgtgctttagcccactacaccaccactccatataaaaGGAGTCTGGAATGCGAATCCATTCAGTGGACACAAGCGGTTATATTTCAGTGGACTGAAAACTACTACTGATACGTTCACCTCTTCAGATGCGTGTGCTattggatatacggcacattccAGTGAATTTCCCTCTACTCTGCACTCcaatgtggttctgtgtttgtcctatgttgttttatgtagcaccatggtcctggaggaacattgtctcgtttcgctgtgtactgtactaactgtatatggttgaacgacaataaaatccacttgacttgacactgcaaatagatgagtctttagtctagacttaaactgagtgggtctgtgtcccgaacagtgttagggagactattccatagtttatgaGCCAAATATGAataggatctacctccttttgtggattttgatattcttggaattataaGCCAGAATTTCATGATTGTAATGAATGTGAcagaatatagcatgtcagaaggtcacttaagtactttggagcttgaccattcaaagctttgaatgtagTTAatggaattttaaaattaataaaacatttaaaaggtaGCCaatttaatgataataaaattggacttatattttcatatttcttggttctagtaaGCACTCtcgcagctgcattttgaactatgAAGTTactttattgaacttgcagtacatcctcccagtaatgcattacaataatatagtCTTGAGGTAATGAAGATattaattcaataatttttttgaatttcaaatgacagattggtatcaaataacACAAGTTCCTTGCTATAGAAGAagacgtaacagtacatccatcgagagtcataTTATATTTTAGCTACTTatatttagaggtttttggtccaataattagtttCACTGTTTTATCAGAATTGAGTAGGAGGACTTTCTGGCTATccagtctttgatttcattgatacacaatttggagaattgtgaattttgttggttttagaagaaatataaagttgggtatcatctgcataacagtggaaatttattccatgattcctgattatatctcccaggggaagcatgtataaggagaaaagtagaggtcctaaaactgatccctgtggcactccttacataacttttgtttgatttgaaaattccttgtttacacatacaaagtggtagcggtctgataaataggacctaaaccatgctaatgcaagtccataaTTCTCcaacctattcaagagaatgtcgtgatctatcgtgtcgaatgcagcactaaggtctaaaagcactagaagagaaatgcagccacgatcagataagagcaagttatttgtaactctgataagtgcagtctctgtaatgagatggggcctaaatcctgactgaaactgttcatatattccatttctctgtagaaattaacataattgGGAGGACACTACTTTTTCtactatttttgacataaatggtggATTTtaaatcggtctgtaattagccaattctccaggatca
This window harbors:
- the LOC127624960 gene encoding zinc finger protein 883-like — translated: MFIMREQVDVICCKSVGTDLSMLDIDDFITEISQLKKEVTSLKTKLKERELYSSCTCFERVQVEIELEKVSCQSSVCVTDGTSTECQDSVWSGRDQSTPQQLLDKLSEQRSRDTQDSQLKEESTTEEQQRDEGDDEQQMLQTSVKMCSVKLLDCRNLMKMRVETTAEEQESDDDDETTAEEQESDEDDDDFIPSELMNEQDEPLELNEVEEEHQDHKHHDLIPGEKSLSDSKTKKNFSPKKPQSRSAKNTLTCSQCGKSFTCESQLDIHMRIHTGERPYTCHQCGKSFAQSQILTRHLRRHSGERPFECDQCGKTFVLATCLQKHLKTHTNEKPYKCFFCGKRFSCQSYCKQHQKIHTGAGVHMCFECGKIFITAGDLKRHQIIHTGEKPYKCSLCGKSFPRPQHLKTHERIHTGEKPYKCSLCGKSFSCSEHLKTHERIHTGEKPYKCSHCGKSFSCSEHLKTHERIHTGEKPYKCLLCGNCFTQSHSLKTHERIHTGEKPYKCSHCGKSFSCSENLKTHERIHTGEKPYKCSHCGKSFTRSQHLKTHERIHTGEKPYKCSHCGKSFTRSEHLKTHERIHTGEKPYMCSFCEKSFTRSQHLKTHERIHTGEKPYKCSLCGKSFPCSEHLKSHERIHTAEKPYKCSHCGKCFTQSHSLKTHERIHIGEKPYMCSHCGKCFTQSHSLKTHERIHTGEKP